One genomic window of Hyperolius riggenbachi isolate aHypRig1 chromosome 7, aHypRig1.pri, whole genome shotgun sequence includes the following:
- the LOC137525711 gene encoding hemoglobin larval subunit beta-1-like, with the protein MVHWTAEEKTAITSTWSKVDLENDGHDALCRLLLTYPWTQRYFSSFGNLSSASAVSGNSKVHAHGKKVIGAIDKAVHHLDHVKHTLAALSKQHAEELNVDPENFKRFVDVLIIVLASKLGAAFTPQIHAAWEKFNNVLVAALSHGYY; encoded by the exons ATGGTTCACTGGACTGCTGAAGAGAAAACTGCCATCACCTCCACCTGGAGCAAAGTTGACCTGGAAAACGATGGCCATGATGCTCTATGCAG GTTGCTCCTCACCTACCCCTGGACTCAgaggtatttcagcagcttcggaAATCTCTCCAGTGCTTCTGCTGTTTCTGGTAATTCCAAGGTCCATGCCCATGGCAAGAAGGTGATTGGTGCCATTGACAAAGCCGTTCATCATCTGGATCATGTGAAGCACACCCTGGCTGCCCTCAGCAAGCAGCATGCTGAGGAGCTCAATGTGGATCCCGAGAACTTCAAG CGTTTTGTTGATGTGCTGATCATCGTTTTGGCCAGCAAGCTGGGAGCTGCATTCACCCCTCAAATCCATGCTGCCTGGGAGAAGTTCAATAATGTCCTGGTGGCTGCTCTGAGCCATGGCTATTACTAA